A genomic stretch from Solenopsis invicta isolate M01_SB chromosome 15, UNIL_Sinv_3.0, whole genome shotgun sequence includes:
- the LOC120359639 gene encoding uncharacterized protein LOC120359639 — protein MSVLKEIVDKCKQAFFIDEEDIQATIELDEHCFTVQFAAGERVVLSKEKLKGKWKDLKKEIANLERSQGSGDGSGDNSTDDMVESKEKEQIETKEIRENNSNDGITNDDSDQTVAKTVENTVQASLSEVTKPVRKLETGKERLYKICNDCKGSANDCIRSVTTVKDLLTTVQDL, from the exons ATGTCGGTTTTAAAAGAAATAGTAGACAAATGCAAACAGGCATTCTTCATTGACGAGGAAGACATTCAGGCAACGATAGAACTTGACGAGCACTGTTTCACAGTGCAGTTTGCGGCCGGAGAGCGTGTGGTACTGA GTAAAGAAAAGTTGAAAGGTAAATGGAAAGATTTGAAAAAGGAAATAGCGAATCTCGAACGAAGCCAGGGTTCAGGCGACGGTTCAGGCGATAACAGTACGGATGACATGGTTGAGTCTAAGGAAAAGGAGCAGATAGAGACAAAAGAGATCCGAGAGAATAATAGTAATGACGGTATAACGAACGACGACTCGGATCAGACCGTGGCAAAGACAGTCGAAAACACGGTGCAAGCTTCTCTCTCCGAAGTTACTAAACCTGTGCGGAAATTGGAAACAGGTAAAGAACGACTGTATAAGATCTGTAACGACTGTAAAGGATCTGCTAACGACTGTATAAGATCCGTAACGACTGTAAAAGATCTGTTAACGACTGTACAAGATCTGTAA